In Arthrobacter sp. PAMC25284, a single genomic region encodes these proteins:
- a CDS encoding FadR/GntR family transcriptional regulator, with product MSPESRVVPPPRLSAQIRSQALQTQIMDLILDEGLDVGDALPTESELSAVLGVGRNTVRESLKVLQALGVIEIRHGFGMFVAPNNFTALTDGLAFRGRLSLRHRGGEAMELIDVRQALESGLIGSAIDLMTRERLKDLRNTMEAMEAAASAGSPLAELDAEFHRRLYAPLDNDLLINLMDVFWKVYRQIHDALGSGPVDLGEQVSDHWAIFEAVAAGDKALASERLQRHFDGIRQKLTDVLSR from the coding sequence GTGAGCCCAGAATCCCGAGTAGTGCCGCCGCCCCGCTTGAGCGCGCAAATCAGATCCCAGGCGCTGCAGACGCAGATTATGGACCTGATTCTCGATGAGGGGCTGGACGTCGGCGATGCACTACCCACCGAAAGCGAGTTGTCCGCAGTGCTGGGCGTGGGGCGCAACACCGTGAGGGAATCCCTTAAGGTCCTCCAGGCACTGGGCGTCATCGAGATCCGGCACGGATTTGGGATGTTCGTGGCCCCGAACAACTTCACCGCCTTGACCGACGGGCTGGCCTTCCGCGGAAGACTGTCTTTGCGCCACCGCGGCGGCGAGGCCATGGAACTCATTGACGTCCGGCAGGCGCTGGAATCGGGTTTGATCGGCTCGGCCATCGACCTTATGACGCGGGAGCGGCTGAAGGACCTCCGCAACACGATGGAGGCAATGGAAGCCGCCGCGTCCGCCGGTTCGCCCCTGGCAGAGCTCGACGCCGAGTTTCACCGCCGCCTGTACGCGCCGCTGGACAACGACCTGCTGATCAACCTCATGGATGTCTTCTGGAAGGTCTACCGCCAGATCCATGACGCATTGGGATCCGGCCCGGTGGACCTCGGCGAGCAGGTCAGTGACCACTGGGCCATCTTCGAGGCTGTAGCGGCCGGAGATAAGGCGTTGGCCTCCGAACGGTTGCAGCGGCACTTCGACGGTATCCGCCAGAAACTTACGGACGTCCTGTCCCGCTAG
- a CDS encoding APC family permease: protein MSARGNRFITPRSPVEGLNRRKLSFLPVFAQAVAAVAPAGAMAVIPALVFPALVFGTTGPNLVLTFGAAMAVMVLVALCLRPMAKRMAAVSGLYSYTAKGLGQRTAVTVGWSAMFGYGLVAMASLLVVGTYVVQLFIHLGIPVADPKFSAVLVVLAAAGAACFLMVKGIQISAWSTVLMESISIGVLAVLLIVYFAFNAPKVSVENVIVWNGNFDSLSIGIVVAISAFVGFESPTTLGGEARKPFISVPRAITWTPIVTGVLYLLAVTAQDVALNAAPANITASSTPLSDLFFQTSPVFAAVLDLGIAASWFACAIASVNALARIFFCMGREGVAPRIVGRAHPVFRTPSMAIMVVMPVVAIVPIAIIISGASPERGLVNLFTLGAFGYLGTYILASASLPFFLRRIGENTYASWILAAATCLALGWVLWTAAAVSIRTGNLQIFIYGGVLLASVIYALFLHLRFPERLASVGIYDETRESDLFHGSPIP from the coding sequence GTGTCTGCCCGCGGCAATCGCTTCATCACCCCCCGCTCTCCCGTGGAGGGCCTGAACCGCCGGAAACTTTCGTTCCTGCCGGTTTTCGCGCAAGCAGTGGCCGCCGTGGCGCCGGCGGGTGCCATGGCCGTCATTCCGGCGCTCGTCTTCCCCGCTCTTGTCTTTGGAACCACTGGACCGAACCTTGTGCTGACTTTTGGCGCAGCTATGGCGGTCATGGTCCTGGTCGCCCTCTGTCTGCGACCGATGGCAAAGCGCATGGCTGCTGTCAGCGGCCTCTATAGCTATACGGCGAAGGGACTGGGCCAGCGGACGGCCGTTACCGTCGGCTGGTCGGCCATGTTCGGATACGGACTCGTGGCCATGGCCAGTCTTCTGGTTGTCGGAACATATGTCGTTCAGCTGTTTATTCATCTTGGGATTCCCGTAGCGGATCCCAAGTTTTCCGCGGTGCTGGTCGTTCTTGCTGCAGCGGGTGCCGCCTGTTTTCTTATGGTCAAAGGGATTCAGATATCCGCATGGTCCACGGTATTGATGGAATCCATTTCAATTGGCGTCCTCGCCGTTCTCCTGATTGTCTACTTCGCCTTCAACGCGCCGAAAGTGAGTGTCGAGAATGTCATTGTTTGGAACGGAAATTTTGATTCATTATCGATCGGAATTGTCGTAGCAATAAGTGCCTTTGTCGGCTTCGAAAGCCCGACCACTCTGGGAGGCGAGGCGCGCAAACCCTTCATCAGCGTCCCGCGGGCCATCACGTGGACCCCCATTGTGACGGGCGTGCTTTATCTTCTTGCCGTGACCGCCCAGGACGTAGCCCTCAACGCGGCACCGGCAAACATTACAGCCAGCTCCACTCCGTTGTCTGACCTGTTTTTCCAGACTTCCCCTGTGTTCGCCGCAGTCCTTGACTTGGGAATCGCAGCATCGTGGTTTGCGTGCGCGATCGCATCCGTGAACGCCCTTGCCCGGATATTTTTCTGTATGGGCAGAGAAGGTGTTGCGCCACGAATAGTCGGCCGGGCCCATCCCGTCTTTCGTACCCCCTCGATGGCAATCATGGTCGTAATGCCGGTAGTTGCCATCGTCCCCATCGCGATCATCATCTCCGGCGCCAGTCCTGAGCGGGGCCTCGTGAACCTCTTCACGCTGGGCGCCTTCGGATACCTCGGGACTTACATCCTTGCCAGCGCGTCCCTGCCCTTCTTCCTGCGCCGGATAGGGGAGAACACTTACGCCAGCTGGATACTGGCGGCAGCAACTTGCCTGGCGCTCGGGTGGGTGCTCTGGACGGCTGCGGCGGTATCGATTCGCACAGGCAACCTGCAGATCTTCATCTACGGCGGTGTCCTCCTCGCCAGCGTCATTTACGCCTTGTTCCTTCATCTCCGGTTTCCGGAGCGTCTGGCGTCCGTGGGCATCTACGACGAGACCCGGGAATCAGACCTGTTTCATGGAAGTCCCATCCCATGA
- the eat gene encoding ethanolamine permease, whose product MSKEQQLPPPTQHATRHVKGGVEYQNVSDDYMKNRQLRRGSAGPVLLVGLGVGYVIAGQYAGWNFGLAQAGWGGLLIALVLMGTMYTAMCLSLAEMSSIIPTAGGGYGFARRAMGPWGGFLTGTAVLLEFVLAPAAVVTFIGAYLETLVGISGPLVYLVFYAAFITLHLYGVKHVLKLVFGIAVVAVFGLAAWYVGIIPYFDASLLLDIEPTDAVGASAFLPFGIVGVWAALPYAMWFFLAVEGVPLAAEEARNPVRDIPRGLIGAVLILTVLSAAILVLGPGAIGSAALQESGNPLIDALGDAAPALSWFVNVIGLVGLVSSFFCMIYAYSRQTFALSRAGYLPRVLSLTNGRKVPFLALIVPGIIGFLLTLVGSGDLLILVSVFGATLSYILMMLSHIILRVREPKLERPYRTPGGIFTSATALVLAVAALTAGFVVDPSVILYAAAAYAVMIAYFAFYSRHRLVAQAPEEEFAAIEDAEDELESVSSLDSVDSRA is encoded by the coding sequence ATGTCAAAAGAACAACAGCTGCCACCCCCAACACAGCATGCGACCAGGCATGTAAAGGGCGGGGTCGAGTATCAGAACGTCAGCGACGACTATATGAAAAACCGGCAGCTACGTCGCGGCAGCGCCGGTCCAGTACTGCTGGTCGGACTCGGCGTCGGCTACGTCATTGCCGGTCAATATGCCGGCTGGAACTTCGGCCTGGCCCAGGCCGGCTGGGGGGGCCTCCTGATCGCCCTGGTATTGATGGGAACCATGTACACAGCCATGTGTCTGTCCCTCGCGGAAATGTCGTCCATTATTCCGACAGCCGGCGGCGGCTACGGCTTCGCCCGCCGCGCCATGGGTCCCTGGGGAGGATTCCTTACGGGCACCGCTGTCTTGCTGGAATTTGTCCTCGCCCCGGCAGCAGTCGTCACGTTTATCGGAGCCTATCTTGAGACCCTGGTGGGCATTAGCGGTCCGCTCGTCTACTTGGTCTTCTACGCGGCCTTCATCACGCTCCACCTCTATGGGGTCAAGCATGTCCTCAAGCTGGTTTTCGGCATCGCGGTGGTTGCCGTATTTGGTTTGGCCGCCTGGTACGTCGGGATCATCCCGTATTTTGATGCCAGCCTCCTCCTCGACATCGAGCCCACAGATGCGGTGGGCGCCAGTGCCTTCCTGCCGTTCGGCATCGTGGGAGTCTGGGCAGCCCTGCCATACGCGATGTGGTTCTTCCTTGCAGTTGAAGGAGTTCCGCTCGCTGCAGAGGAAGCCCGTAACCCGGTGCGCGATATTCCCAGGGGACTCATCGGGGCGGTGCTTATTCTGACCGTCCTGTCCGCAGCGATCCTGGTGCTGGGACCAGGCGCCATCGGTTCAGCTGCCCTTCAGGAATCCGGCAACCCGCTCATCGACGCCCTCGGCGACGCGGCCCCGGCTTTGAGCTGGTTCGTCAACGTCATCGGACTCGTAGGGCTGGTGTCCAGCTTCTTCTGTATGATCTACGCCTACTCCAGGCAAACGTTCGCACTGTCCCGGGCAGGCTACCTCCCGCGGGTATTGTCCCTGACAAACGGCCGAAAGGTGCCCTTCCTGGCTCTGATCGTTCCAGGGATCATTGGCTTCCTGCTCACACTCGTCGGGTCCGGCGACCTGCTGATCCTCGTCTCCGTCTTCGGAGCCACGCTCTCCTACATTCTGATGATGCTCTCGCACATCATCCTCAGGGTTCGGGAGCCAAAGCTGGAGCGTCCTTACCGCACGCCCGGAGGAATCTTCACCTCTGCCACAGCGCTCGTCCTCGCCGTGGCTGCCCTGACCGCAGGTTTCGTCGTGGATCCCTCGGTGATTCTGTACGCCGCAGCAGCCTACGCGGTCATGATCGCCTACTTTGCCTTCTATAGCCGCCACCGGCTGGTTGCACAGGCGCCGGAGGAAGAATTCGCCGCTATCGAGGATGCCGAGGACGAACTCGAGTCCGTCAGCTCCCTGGACTCCGTCGACTCCAGAGCCTGA
- a CDS encoding IclR family transcriptional regulator, translated as MARFGTGTTAKEITDTLQMPPATAYRTLNALVGDEYLARTSDLRGFALGHALSGLITAATPPTVPTAAHTALEEFRSGYRFAVHLIMFRNASLRIADEDPDHPLQSSFEMLRYPHASAAGKLMLAELSDSASALPRGPLMKLTQHTITDRGQLEEQFAEIRSKGEASEINELEQGSARLALPIRLPNGPVGAALCLSGPSERFAAICEHAEAAHRLTSRLAPLLF; from the coding sequence GTGGCACGGTTCGGCACCGGGACAACGGCGAAAGAGATCACCGACACTTTGCAGATGCCGCCGGCGACCGCCTACCGGACGCTCAATGCGCTCGTCGGGGACGAATATCTGGCCCGCACATCGGACCTCCGCGGATTCGCACTCGGACACGCGCTTTCAGGACTGATTACGGCTGCGACCCCGCCAACCGTTCCTACCGCAGCCCACACTGCATTGGAAGAGTTCCGGAGTGGATACCGTTTCGCCGTGCACCTCATCATGTTCCGGAACGCATCCCTCCGAATTGCCGATGAAGATCCGGATCATCCGCTCCAATCATCATTCGAAATGCTCCGGTATCCACACGCGTCTGCCGCAGGGAAACTGATGCTTGCGGAACTTAGTGATTCGGCCTCCGCTCTCCCGAGGGGGCCGTTGATGAAGCTGACACAGCACACCATCACGGACAGGGGACAACTGGAAGAGCAATTCGCGGAAATTCGGTCAAAAGGCGAGGCCTCGGAAATCAACGAATTAGAACAAGGATCCGCCAGACTGGCACTTCCAATACGACTGCCAAATGGGCCTGTCGGCGCTGCCCTGTGCCTCTCCGGTCCCTCAGAACGGTTCGCCGCTATTTGTGAGCACGCGGAAGCGGCCCATCGTTTGACGTCACGACTAGCACCTCTCCTGTTCTGA
- a CDS encoding primary-amine oxidase yields the protein MSIETDIETVVGAHPLDPLSRAEISRAVGILKEGQAAAETFRFISVELREPSKVALREGSETEREADSVLIDRGTGNAYEAIVNLDAGIVTGWTQLATGVQPPFMLDEFAECEEACRQDPDVIKALAARGLTDLGLVCFEPWSVGYFGEDAQGQRLMRALVFVRENPTDSPYAHPIENFVVFYDLSSGKVVKVEDNESIPVPSASGNYLPEYVGPARTDLKPISITQPEGASFQVTGNHVQWADWSFRVGFTPREGLVLHQLKFRDQGVERPVINRASLSEMVVPYGDPAPVQAKKNAFDSGEYNIGNMANSLTLGCDCLGEIKYFDGHSVDSHGNPWTIENAICMHEEDDSILWKHFDFREGTAETRRSRKLVISFIATVANYEYAFYWHLFLDGSIEFLVKATGILSTAAQHPGEKTPYGQALNNDGLYGPIHQHMFNVRMDFELDGPKNSVYEVDMEIPEDNPTHTAFKAVDRLLETEQAAIRKADSSKHRFWKVVNHDSKNIVDEPVAYRLIPTNAITLAAGDESFVSQRAPFARKNLWVTAYDRTERFAAGEFPNQSTGADDGLHIWTQADRNIVDEDLVVWYTFGMHHVVRLEDWPVMPRQNIGFMLEPHGFFNQNPTLNLPSNDTTPTTNTTQCCTGN from the coding sequence ATGTCTATCGAAACTGATATCGAAACCGTTGTAGGGGCGCATCCTCTGGATCCGCTGTCCCGGGCCGAGATTTCCCGTGCGGTCGGGATTTTGAAGGAGGGCCAGGCCGCGGCGGAGACGTTCCGCTTCATCAGTGTTGAGTTGCGTGAGCCGTCCAAGGTGGCCCTGCGTGAAGGCAGCGAAACCGAACGCGAAGCCGACTCGGTCCTGATCGACCGCGGCACGGGAAACGCCTACGAAGCCATCGTTAACCTTGATGCCGGGATCGTCACGGGCTGGACGCAGCTGGCGACCGGCGTTCAGCCGCCGTTCATGCTCGATGAGTTCGCCGAGTGCGAGGAAGCCTGCCGGCAAGACCCGGACGTCATCAAGGCCCTCGCCGCCCGCGGCCTGACCGATCTTGGGCTGGTCTGCTTCGAACCGTGGTCCGTGGGTTACTTCGGCGAAGACGCCCAGGGCCAGCGCCTGATGCGCGCCCTGGTCTTCGTCCGCGAGAACCCTACCGACAGCCCCTATGCCCACCCGATCGAGAACTTCGTCGTCTTCTACGACCTCAGCTCCGGCAAGGTCGTCAAGGTCGAGGACAACGAGTCCATCCCGGTCCCCAGCGCCTCCGGTAACTACCTGCCCGAGTACGTCGGCCCGGCCCGCACCGACCTCAAACCCATCTCCATCACCCAGCCCGAAGGTGCTTCCTTCCAGGTCACCGGAAACCACGTCCAGTGGGCCGACTGGTCCTTCCGGGTCGGTTTCACCCCCCGCGAAGGCCTGGTCCTGCACCAGCTGAAGTTCCGCGACCAGGGCGTGGAGCGTCCGGTCATCAACCGCGCCTCCCTGTCCGAAATGGTCGTCCCCTACGGTGACCCGGCCCCCGTCCAGGCCAAAAAGAACGCCTTCGACTCCGGCGAATACAACATCGGCAACATGGCCAACTCCCTCACACTCGGCTGCGACTGCCTCGGCGAGATCAAGTACTTCGACGGCCACAGCGTGGACAGCCACGGCAACCCGTGGACGATCGAAAACGCGATCTGCATGCACGAAGAAGACGATTCCATCCTCTGGAAGCACTTCGATTTCCGCGAAGGCACCGCCGAAACCCGACGCAGCCGCAAACTCGTGATCTCCTTCATCGCCACCGTCGCGAACTACGAATACGCCTTCTACTGGCACCTGTTCCTGGACGGCAGCATCGAGTTCCTCGTCAAGGCCACCGGCATCCTCTCCACCGCAGCCCAGCACCCCGGCGAGAAAACCCCGTACGGCCAGGCACTGAACAACGACGGACTCTACGGACCCATCCACCAGCACATGTTCAACGTCCGGATGGACTTCGAACTCGACGGCCCGAAGAACTCCGTCTACGAAGTCGACATGGAAATCCCCGAAGACAACCCCACCCACACCGCCTTCAAGGCAGTGGACCGGCTCCTCGAAACCGAACAAGCAGCCATCCGCAAGGCAGACAGCTCCAAACACCGCTTCTGGAAAGTCGTCAACCACGACAGCAAGAACATCGTGGACGAACCCGTCGCCTACCGCCTCATCCCCACCAACGCCATCACCCTCGCCGCCGGCGACGAATCCTTCGTCAGCCAGCGCGCACCATTCGCCCGGAAAAACCTCTGGGTCACCGCCTACGACCGCACCGAACGCTTCGCAGCCGGGGAATTCCCGAACCAGTCCACCGGCGCCGATGACGGCCTGCACATCTGGACCCAAGCAGACCGGAACATCGTCGATGAAGACCTCGTCGTCTGGTACACCTTCGGCATGCACCACGTCGTCCGCCTCGAAGACTGGCCCGTCATGCCCCGCCAGAACATCGGCTTCATGCTCGAACCCCACGGCTTCTTCAACCAAAACCCCACCCTCAACCTCCCCAGCAACGACACCACACCCACCACCAACACCACACAGTGCTGCACCGGAAACTGA
- a CDS encoding N-acetylmannosamine-6-phosphate 2-epimerase, translated as MILRPDDLQGLRSRLIVSCQAYPGEPMRDPRTIAQLAASSVTGGAAAVRVQGLADIQHTRGAVEVPVIGLWKDGHDGVFITPTLRHALAVANAGAHIVAIDGTRRARPDGLDLAATVAGIHAGSHALVMADCGSYEDAVAAVDAGADLIGTTLAGYTGEREKTTGPDLELLEQIAAADLGRPLIAEGRIHTPVQARMALDAGAFAVVVGTAITHPATITGWFSTALTS; from the coding sequence ATGATTCTGCGCCCCGACGACCTCCAAGGCCTCCGGTCCCGGCTTATAGTGTCCTGCCAGGCCTACCCCGGCGAACCCATGCGCGATCCGCGGACCATCGCCCAGCTGGCGGCCTCATCCGTGACCGGCGGAGCCGCAGCGGTAAGGGTCCAGGGCCTGGCAGATATCCAGCACACGCGCGGCGCCGTCGAGGTACCCGTTATCGGTCTCTGGAAGGACGGCCACGACGGCGTTTTTATCACGCCCACGCTCCGCCACGCCCTGGCGGTGGCCAACGCCGGCGCACACATCGTGGCCATCGACGGCACCCGCCGCGCCCGGCCTGACGGGTTGGACCTGGCCGCGACCGTAGCAGGAATCCATGCCGGATCCCATGCTCTCGTGATGGCTGACTGCGGTTCCTACGAGGATGCCGTCGCCGCGGTGGATGCCGGAGCCGACCTGATCGGGACCACGCTCGCCGGCTATACCGGCGAGCGGGAGAAGACCACGGGCCCGGACCTGGAATTGCTGGAGCAAATCGCGGCAGCAGATCTTGGCCGTCCGCTGATCGCCGAAGGCCGCATCCATACTCCGGTCCAGGCCCGGATGGCGCTCGACGCCGGAGCGTTCGCCGTCGTTGTTGGCACCGCCATCACGCATCCCGCCACCATCACCGGGTGGTTTTCCACCGCTCTGACAAGCTGA
- a CDS encoding glucosamine-6-phosphate deaminase, with protein MEIFVSPDAAGAGAVAAGILAAVIRSKPDAVLGVATGGSPLPVYRALAGHEMDMSGVRAFALDEYVGLPAGHPQSYAAVVAHEITERLGLDPAKVAVPDGAAADPEQAAREYDAAIGVAGGIDVQILGIGHNGHLAFNEPGSDLDSRTRVEVLAARTRQANARYFSSPDDVPERCITQGLGTIMEARQLLLVVAGADKAAVLHEALNGPVTSQCPASVLQLHPHVTVVADAAAASLLSAPIPVTSVVA; from the coding sequence ATGGAAATCTTCGTTTCTCCCGATGCCGCAGGCGCAGGCGCCGTGGCGGCGGGAATCCTCGCCGCCGTGATCCGCAGCAAGCCCGACGCCGTCCTGGGCGTCGCCACCGGCGGATCTCCGCTGCCGGTCTACCGGGCGCTCGCCGGACACGAAATGGACATGTCCGGCGTGCGCGCTTTTGCGCTGGACGAGTACGTCGGCCTTCCTGCGGGGCACCCGCAAAGCTATGCGGCAGTGGTGGCACACGAAATTACCGAACGCCTGGGCCTGGATCCCGCTAAAGTGGCTGTTCCGGACGGTGCCGCAGCTGACCCGGAGCAGGCGGCCCGCGAGTACGATGCCGCCATCGGCGTGGCCGGCGGCATCGACGTCCAGATCCTTGGCATCGGCCACAACGGTCATCTGGCTTTCAACGAACCGGGATCGGACCTGGATTCCCGCACCCGCGTGGAGGTTCTTGCGGCCCGTACCCGCCAAGCCAACGCCCGCTATTTCAGTTCTCCGGATGATGTCCCCGAAAGGTGCATCACGCAAGGACTCGGCACCATTATGGAAGCCCGGCAGCTGCTTCTTGTCGTGGCCGGTGCGGACAAAGCGGCCGTGCTGCACGAGGCCCTGAACGGTCCGGTAACTTCGCAGTGCCCCGCCTCGGTGCTTCAGCTGCACCCGCACGTGACGGTGGTGGCCGACGCAGCCGCAGCATCACTGCTGTCGGCACCGATCCCGGTTACGTCAGTGGTGGCCTAG
- a CDS encoding DUF5134 domain-containing protein — protein MLAPLLSFPVSLILAAGTVFCLTKALQGSSWVPRLNYGVHALMALGMLGMVWHNIDLPLLPQLLLFSTASFWFLLQAVSRHEFNLVCHVRSERLTCLYHAAMLAAMVFMLALPHSAVLQGRAAAPVQHNGHASHTGQALTVAPPAASEVSALWIQPAAQVLAVLFAAAVLAWLLPMDRVAAKLRFRKAPSMSRPSRHRHAILERTYEAGAALTMSLMFAATSLQT, from the coding sequence ATGCTGGCACCTTTGCTCAGCTTTCCAGTCAGCCTGATCCTCGCGGCCGGCACAGTTTTTTGTCTCACCAAGGCACTCCAGGGCAGCTCATGGGTACCCCGGTTGAACTACGGCGTTCATGCGCTCATGGCTTTAGGGATGCTGGGGATGGTCTGGCACAACATCGATCTGCCACTTCTGCCGCAGTTGCTGTTGTTTAGCACAGCGTCCTTTTGGTTCCTCTTGCAGGCCGTATCGCGGCATGAATTTAATCTCGTATGCCACGTCCGTTCCGAACGACTCACTTGCCTCTACCACGCCGCCATGCTGGCCGCGATGGTCTTTATGCTTGCCCTGCCTCATTCGGCGGTCCTCCAGGGACGTGCGGCCGCGCCTGTTCAACACAACGGGCATGCGTCCCATACCGGCCAGGCACTGACAGTCGCTCCTCCCGCAGCGTCTGAAGTCAGCGCGCTGTGGATTCAGCCAGCCGCTCAAGTCCTGGCCGTTCTTTTTGCCGCCGCCGTCCTGGCATGGCTCTTGCCGATGGACCGTGTCGCAGCAAAGCTGCGGTTCAGAAAAGCGCCCAGCATGAGCCGGCCCTCCCGGCATCGCCACGCCATCCTCGAGCGAACCTACGAGGCCGGGGCTGCACTGACGATGTCGCTGATGTTCGCCGCCACCAGCCTGCAGACTTGA
- the nagA gene encoding N-acetylglucosamine-6-phosphate deacetylase, whose product MTDGVVLSDGAVAVAGGVIAFAGPRAGFDSGAFPAARILDVPEGGTILPGLVDMHCHGAAGGGFPNDGAEACRAAADFLHRNGTTTLLASLVTASIEDLEQQIEVLRPLVADGTIAGIHSEGPFLSHHRCGAQDPEWLRDPDPELLRRVLTAAGGTLRTMTYAPELPGAGDLVSALAAHGVTPSLGHSDADSATAAASLELAAGLLSAADSGAFGAAARPTVTHLFNGMPQMHHRGPGPVAACLRLAAAGIAAVELIGDGVHLDPETVRMVFELAGAANVVLVTDSMAATGLPDGDYELGPCAVTVRGGTATLASNGALAGGTATLLEVVRRTIAAGVSPADAVLAATAVPAQVLGLESEIGSLKSGLRADIVVVDRDFRQTAVLRSGRILAALTG is encoded by the coding sequence ATGACCGACGGCGTCGTCCTGAGCGACGGCGCCGTGGCCGTGGCGGGCGGCGTCATTGCCTTTGCCGGGCCGAGGGCAGGTTTTGATTCCGGAGCCTTCCCCGCGGCCCGGATCCTCGACGTCCCCGAGGGCGGCACGATCCTGCCGGGCCTCGTCGACATGCACTGCCATGGCGCGGCCGGCGGAGGATTCCCTAACGACGGCGCGGAAGCGTGCCGCGCCGCAGCGGACTTCCTGCACCGCAACGGCACAACGACCCTGCTGGCCAGCCTGGTCACGGCCTCGATCGAGGACCTGGAGCAGCAAATCGAAGTCCTTAGACCACTCGTGGCCGACGGAACCATCGCGGGCATCCATTCCGAGGGCCCCTTCCTGTCCCACCACCGCTGCGGCGCCCAGGACCCGGAGTGGCTCCGGGACCCCGATCCGGAACTGCTCCGGCGGGTGCTGACAGCAGCCGGCGGAACGCTTCGGACCATGACCTACGCGCCGGAGTTGCCGGGCGCCGGCGATCTCGTCAGCGCACTCGCCGCCCATGGCGTGACACCATCCCTGGGACACAGCGACGCGGATTCCGCAACCGCTGCCGCGTCGCTGGAACTTGCTGCCGGGCTGCTGTCCGCGGCGGATTCCGGGGCTTTCGGGGCCGCTGCGCGGCCCACGGTCACCCACCTGTTCAACGGGATGCCGCAGATGCATCATCGGGGCCCGGGGCCGGTGGCGGCGTGCCTGCGTCTGGCCGCGGCGGGCATTGCGGCCGTTGAACTCATCGGCGACGGCGTCCACCTGGATCCGGAAACGGTGCGGATGGTTTTTGAGCTGGCCGGGGCGGCAAACGTCGTCCTCGTCACCGATTCCATGGCCGCTACAGGCCTGCCGGACGGCGACTATGAACTCGGGCCGTGCGCGGTGACGGTCCGTGGTGGCACAGCAACGCTGGCGTCCAATGGAGCGTTGGCCGGCGGGACTGCCACGTTACTGGAGGTGGTGCGGCGGACCATCGCGGCCGGGGTTTCCCCAGCGGATGCCGTGCTGGCAGCGACGGCAGTACCGGCCCAGGTGCTGGGCCTGGAATCAGAAATCGGCAGCCTGAAATCCGGGCTGCGGGCGGACATCGTGGTTGTGGACCGGGATTTCCGGCAGACCGCCGTGCTCCGGTCCGGGCGGATCCTGGCCGCCCTGACCGGCTAG
- a CDS encoding NADPH-dependent F420 reductase codes for MTTIGIIGAGNIGSQIARKSVELGYDVVISNSRGPETLTDLVAELGPRARAATAAEAAAAGDFAVVTVPLKNICDLPAAPLAGKIVVDTNNYYWERDGHIPALDNGETTTSEMLQERLPESKVAKAFNHIYSAEITTHGTPAGTENRRALATASDHTEASNLVTRLYNEFGFDTVNIGALSESWRIERDRPGYGPRLTAAGLTEKLAEAPRTI; via the coding sequence ATGACAACTATTGGAATCATTGGTGCAGGAAACATCGGCAGCCAGATCGCCCGTAAGTCTGTGGAACTCGGCTACGACGTCGTGATCAGCAACTCGCGCGGGCCGGAAACGCTCACGGACCTGGTCGCGGAGCTCGGCCCCCGCGCCCGGGCCGCCACGGCGGCGGAAGCGGCGGCCGCCGGCGATTTCGCCGTCGTGACCGTCCCGCTGAAGAACATCTGCGATCTCCCCGCGGCGCCGCTGGCCGGCAAGATCGTGGTCGACACCAACAACTACTACTGGGAACGCGACGGCCACATCCCCGCCCTGGACAACGGTGAAACGACGACGTCGGAGATGCTGCAGGAGCGGCTGCCCGAGTCAAAGGTAGCGAAGGCTTTCAACCACATCTACTCCGCCGAGATCACCACGCACGGCACCCCGGCCGGCACGGAAAACCGCCGTGCCCTCGCCACCGCGAGCGACCACACCGAGGCCAGCAACCTGGTCACCCGGCTCTATAACGAGTTCGGCTTCGACACCGTGAACATCGGTGCCCTGTCCGAAAGCTGGCGGATCGAGCGCGACCGGCCCGGCTACGGACCGCGGCTGACGGCGGCCGGGCTCACCGAAAAGCTGGCCGAGGCGCCGCGCACCATCTGA